Below is a genomic region from Bacillota bacterium.
CAAGGCGGAGAAAAAGTAAAAGTAATGGTCGTCGGCAAGCTAGCAGCCGCGGGTCAGGGCAAGTTCCTGTCACATAGAAACAAACCGTAAGGAACAAGAAACGAACAGGTCGTGCGGCTGCCGCATCAAAGTGAAGCAGCACAGCAGTTCATTCTCCCCCCGGGCTGACAGGCTGGCAGGCTCACCGCCCCGCGGAGGCCCCGAGGTGGTGGATGCAGTGCTGCAGCCACAGCAGGACGGCCACAGTGCCGGCTATGGTCAGAATGGCAACCCCGGTCAGGGCGGGAACCTTCTTCCGGGAGCGGTAGGCGAAATACCCAGCCAGGCCCATGAGCCCCAGGAAGAGGAAGAGCACCAGACCGAAAAAGAGGTAAACCAGGAAGTATATAAACAAGAAGAACACCCAGGCGAGAAAGACCGGTGCGACAAGGCCTGTAGGCACGCTAGCCACGGTAATCCCCGACTGCAATCACCTGGGTTTTGGCGAGCATGTCGCCGATTCGCAATCCCTTGGCATGGACGATGGCTACGATCGGCTCGATAAACCCTGCAAACCACCCGATGATCGGGATAAAACAGAGAATGAAAGCCAGCACCACTCCAACAATGTTGCGCACGAACGAAAGGCCCAGGGTACACGGCCTGTTGTCGGACAGCCTGACAACCATCAGGCCGCAGAACCTTTTTCCCCAGCTCCGGCCGCCGAACCCGTCCCTGAACAACCCGTAGAAAAGCGCCCACAGGAAAGTGACCGTCAACCCCAGCAGCACCAGCATCGCGGCGGCAGAGCCGAAAATAGACTGGAAGTCGGTGTTGAGACCTGTCCTGAAAGCGGCAAATAAACTGAATCCGCCCAGGAACAGAACCACAAAAAAGGGAACGGTGCCAAAAAATCCGTCCAGGATGTAGGCCAGGATGCGCCCTCCCAACCCTGCCTTCGGGTAATCCAAGGTAGCCGCTACCGCCGGTGCCCCTTGAGTTACGGGCGCGGGAGCCGCGGCAAATGCCGGATGCGCCTGGTAGCCGGGGGCTGGAGGCGCCTGGTTGACCGGCGCCGGAGCTGCAGACATCTGAACAGCCGGGGCCGCATTTGACGGAGCCGCGGGTGCCTGATGCACAGGCGCTGACTGGATGACCGCGGTAGCAGCCTCGCCGGGTTGCGGCGCAGCCGTAGAAACGGCAGCAATCCCGCCGGGGCTCTCCCCCTGAGGAGGAGCGCCTATCGCGGCCCCACCCGGGGGAGGAGAAGATGCTGCCGGCGCCGGTGATGGAGCAGGAACATCTGCTGCTGGCGCAGCCTGCGGTGCAGGTGCGGAAACAGGCGCCGGAGTATCCAGCATTGACTGACAGTGCTTGCACTTGATGGCCTTTGCCAGGATCTGTTCTCCACAGTAGGGACACTCTTTATATTCCGCCATATTAATCCTCCTTGCTTAAAAATTAAGGTTAACGGTAAGATGGTGGTAGGGCTCGGTGTTGCCCATATTATCCACCGCCCTGTAGATGAACTTATACGTTCCCGGGGGTAGGGTAATAGGCCCTTCGTACTTCGACCACGGCAGGTCGCCGTACCGGTACTCGATTACGGCCACACCGCTCCTGTTATCTGTAGCGGTCAAGTTCATTTGATTTCCGTTTTGGCGGTGCCGGGAAACGGGGGGATCCAGATCGGAGACCGGATTGTAGGAAATGGAAAAGCTGTAGTACATACCGTCGCAGTCCTGCCAGTTTCCCCGGCGCACGTAGAAATAGATCATCTCGCCTGCAGCGACCGTGGCGCTGACCTTCTGAGTAGCGTGATCGATCCTGTTCGACTCGTTGTTGCCGCGGAAAATCCGTTTTTCATCTGTGAGGCAGGTGGACCCCTTCCAGATGGAGAGCCAGACCCCGTCATCGGTCTCGCTTGTCGCATTTGCGTCAACCCCAGAAGTGTTGAGCATGGCACTGATCTGGATCGTTCCCGGCTGAGGCGCCTTCCAGCCGAAGGTGATATCCGCCCCTTCCCCGGGCTGCAGAAAGCCGCCAGGGCCGGGGTTGCGCCAGTCGTTGAGGTCACGGCCGGTGATTTCCAGGTAGCGCGGGCCGCTCTCGCGCGGCCCCCCGTTCCAGTCGTACTGCGGCACCGTCCCCCAGGGAGCCACCAGATTGTCCCAGGTGGCCTCAGTCAGCCTGCCTGTGGGTGAGCCGTAAAAGTAGTACCAGTTGTTTTGCCCCTGAGAATCCGAGAACTGCCTGGGAAGGTTGAAGACCACACCGCCTCCGCCGGCTCCCCCGGCGGCACCGCCCGCTCCTCCGGCCGGCCCGGCCTGCTGCTGGCTTCCCGTAGACTTACTTCCCATCATCTCACGGATCAGATCCGCCGGCGATGGAAGGCAGCCGGCCGTTCCCAAGATAAGTAGCAAAGAAATGAGCAATGCCAGAAAATATCTGAACATGATCTCTGTCCTCCTTCTCAGACATACCGCTCGGCCATGTTTCCCACCACAGGGAGTTTGAAGCGCTCGCCCTGGTAGGCCTTGATCATGAGCAGGATCCATAGCACAAAGGATGCCAGCCAGATCAAGGTGCTCAGAGTGTGCAAGATAAACCAGAGCCGCCAGAGCCCAACAGAGAGGACCGAAAACAGGATGGTTAGCACCGTAATCCCTCCAAAGGTGATGATGGACTGCATGGCGTGAAAGCGCACAAACGGGTCCTTTTCGATCACGAAGAAAATGATCCCGGTAAGCCAGCCCAGGACGTAGCACAGCAGCCCGGCCACGTTTCTCTCCAGGCCTGTCTGGGTGGCGCCTGCACCGGACTGCCCAAAGGGTAAACCGGTAGAAGCCTGGGGGGCACCTGCCTGGCCGGGGGCCGGGGCAGCCGCTTCAGGCGGTGGAGGCGGCTGCACAAACGGCTGTTCCTCGACTGCCTCTTGAGCCTGAGCCCGGGAGGCATTTGCATTTGTTGATTCTGCTGCCAGTCCCTCCTCGTGAACAGGAGTAGACGCAACCAGCAGCGACTTGCAGTGCTTGCACTTAACCGCCTTCGCCAGGATCTGCTCTCCGCAGTATGGACACTCCTTGTATTCTGACATCGAATCCCTCCTTTTGTCTCAAGATGGGGAAATCAGTCTGTTAACGGTTATTGCAGTTGCTCCAGCATCTTATTGATGTCCACGACCTCTACCCCGGGCGGAAGCTCAAAGGTGCCCGGCGGCAGGCCGAACTTCAGGTTCCTGTATTCCGTCACCGTCACGCCGCCGCCCGTCGCCGTAGCCTCCACCTTGACAGGAAGCCCGCAGTCCTCGCGCAGCCACATCTTCGTTTGCCCGCCGTTTTCACCGGGGAGCAGGACCACCCGGCAGGAGGCGCCATTGCAGAGTTCCGTTCCGAGAACCTGCGCCTTTGAATAGTCGATCATCTTGATATACCTGGTGGGCGGCTCTGCCTTGATCTCGGGGCTGTCGGCGGCCAGCTTGACGGCCTTGTTCTGGGTGGGATAATAGGTGATGAACTCCTTTTTTTCCAGGTCCGCGATGCTGACCATCTTCTCGCCGCCAAAGGTCCCATCGAACTTGAATTTATACCCCTGCACCCACATCTTCGCCGTCATGGTTCCGCTGGAACCGGTCACGATGTAGTCAAACGAGACGCCTCTCTTCATCACGTCCATGCCATGGTCCACCAGCGCCTGCAGGGAAAGAGACCTTTTCGTTCCGCCCGGCGCGGGCACCCCGCCTGCAGGCTGACCGGTCTTTGCCTTACCCCGCCCTTTCAGCAGATCAACCGGGGACATGGCACAGCCCGCCAGGGCAAGGCATGTGAGAATAAATACCGTTAACAAGAGCAGCACGCCGGGTTTTCTCAAAAGCTTTATCACATTTTCCACCCCCTTTGCTTATAGATATAAGGCAATTCTTAGCGAGTCGTTTTAGTCAACATCGAGCGTTGTGGCGTGGAATTAGTGTAAAATGGTTACCGTCTGCGTGGCGCCGTCCCAGTTCACTTCGGCCCCCAGGGCTTCACTGACGAAGCGCAGCGGCACCATGGTGCGGCCATGCAGGAGCAGCGCCGGCTGGTCGAGCAGAATCGATCTGTTATTTACGGTTGCAGTTGAGCGGCCGATCACCAGGACAATCACCGTGTTCCCCCTGGTCGCCGTAACGGTCTGCGTGGCGCCGTTCCAGTTCACTTCGGCCCCCAGGGCCTGGAAAATAGCGCGTAAGGGAACCATGGTCCTGCCGTTGACGATCATCGGCGGCTGGTCGAAGGAGAGC
It encodes:
- a CDS encoding RDD family protein codes for the protein MAEYKECPYCGEQILAKAIKCKHCQSMLDTPAPVSAPAPQAAPAADVPAPSPAPAASSPPPGGAAIGAPPQGESPGGIAAVSTAAPQPGEAATAVIQSAPVHQAPAAPSNAAPAVQMSAAPAPVNQAPPAPGYQAHPAFAAAPAPVTQGAPAVAATLDYPKAGLGGRILAYILDGFFGTVPFFVVLFLGGFSLFAAFRTGLNTDFQSIFGSAAAMLVLLGLTVTFLWALFYGLFRDGFGGRSWGKRFCGLMVVRLSDNRPCTLGLSFVRNIVGVVLAFILCFIPIIGWFAGFIEPIVAIVHAKGLRIGDMLAKTQVIAVGDYRG
- a CDS encoding DUF4870 domain-containing protein, which encodes MERNVAGLLCYVLGWLTGIIFFVIEKDPFVRFHAMQSIITFGGITVLTILFSVLSVGLWRLWFILHTLSTLIWLASFVLWILLMIKAYQGERFKLPVVGNMAERYV